A window of Aurantibacillus circumpalustris genomic DNA:
ATGAAGTGTACCGTGAATTTTGTTATGATGGAATGGAATATGTGAGTGTGATGCATTTAGCGGGGATTGAGAATAATGTGGTTCTTTTAGATTCTATTAGTAAACGTTACAGTGCTTGTGGCGCACGTATTGGAGCCATGGTGAGCAAAAATAAAGAAATCATGGCTGCCGCAATAAAATTTGCACAAGCAAGATTAAGTCCCCCGACTTATGGACAGATTGGTGCAGAGGCAGCATTGGATACACCTAAATCCTACTTCACTGCCGTAAATAAAGAATACGTGAGCAGAAGAGATTACATTACCGAAGCATTAAATAACATAGAAGGTGTTTATTCACCGAAACCGAGTGGAGCTTTTTACTGTATTGCAAGATTACCAATTGATAATGCAGATAAATTTTGTCAATGGTTACTAGAGTCGTTTAATTTTAATTCCGAAACGGTTATGCTTGCTCCAGCAACAGGATTTTATTCTACACCCGGCGCCGGATTTAACGAAGTGCGTATTGCCTACGTTTTAAAAATTGAAGATCTAAAAGCGGCTATGACATGTTTAGAAGAAGGTTTAAAAGTTTATCCAGGTAGAACAATTTAAGATGCTGAAAACAAAAATAGCTTTTGCGACACTTGCTTTATTTATAGGGTTTACTCGTTGTACTTCTGAATCTCAACAAGAATCAAAAGCAGAAACGAAACAACTTATAACGCAAGTTGTTCCAGAAGTAAAAATAACAGATACCACTACTTTTCAGAATGATCTATACAATTACCCAAGTACAACAGGCGCTTTAGGTGTATTTGATGTCCCTGAAATGTTGGTATTGAGTTTGATTGATTCGGCCAATTCAAAGGAGATGTCTACCAGACTTGTAAAAAATTACGCTTTACTAGAAGAAGATCTTAACTTCATTCATGCGGAATTGAACGGACCAGTTGGTATGCTCACGTACAATAACAATGTAAATAATTTTGTATTTGAAAGTGTTTTGTTTATTAAAAAAATGCCAAAAGTGCAGCCCAAACGTTCTAAAATTGTAATACTAGAAGCCTCTCCCATGTTGGTGTATAATTTTTACGGGTCATACCAAAATTTATTTAGCGCCTACGAGCAAATTAAACGCTACTGCAATAAAAATGATTTGATGCAAACAGGACCCATGCGCGAATTTTATATAACTGATCCGGAAAAAGAAAAAGATGTAAGTAAATGGCTAACACGTATCATGTTGCCAGTTATTTCTATGCGCAAGAAACCGACATCCTAAGTTTTTTTAACCTTGTTCTAAAATTAATTTTTCGCAATTTTAATAGGTGAAAAATTATTTAGTTAAACAGGTATTCAGCACATTATTTTATCCTCTACTTTTTGTTTTGGTAATGTGGTTTGTATTTCTTTTGCAGAATACCATTCAATTCAACTTTCTAAAACTCGGTGTATTGCCTCGTAATAGCTTAGGTCTATTAGGAATCATCACTTCTGTTTTTGTTCATGGTGATATTAAGCACATTGCTTCTAACACACTTCCTATTCTTGCTCTTGGAATGATGTTGTTTTATTTCTATAAAAAAATTGCCCTACCAGTTTTCTTTTGGCTTTGGTTAATTAGTGGTATGTGGTTATGGATAGGCGGAAGAAGTAGTGACAGTTATCCAACTTATCACATTGGCGCAAGTACATTAGTATATGGACTTGCAGCGTTTTTATTTTTTAGTGGTTTGTTTCGAAGACACTTACGTTTAATGGTAGTTTCTGCCTTAGTTGTTTTTTTATATGGAGGAATAGTTTGGGGAATTTTCCCTATTAAACAAGAAATAAGTTGGGAAGGACATTTGTTTGGAATGATTGCTGGGATTTTAATTGCGTTTAATTATCGAAAAGAAGGTCCGCAACGCCGCGTGTATCAATGGGAAGAAGAGGAAGACGATGATGATCAAGATCAACCCTGGAATATTCAACCTGCTGAAGAAGTGAATGCTCCTCAAAATCCAAGTGAGGATATTAAAATAACCTACACCTATAAAGAAAAAGAGAAAGAATAAATTAGTCTTCCAACTTTTTAAACGCCCGTGGCAACATTTCTATCACATCACTTA
This region includes:
- a CDS encoding GyrI-like domain-containing protein, with translation MLKTKIAFATLALFIGFTRCTSESQQESKAETKQLITQVVPEVKITDTTTFQNDLYNYPSTTGALGVFDVPEMLVLSLIDSANSKEMSTRLVKNYALLEEDLNFIHAELNGPVGMLTYNNNVNNFVFESVLFIKKMPKVQPKRSKIVILEASPMLVYNFYGSYQNLFSAYEQIKRYCNKNDLMQTGPMREFYITDPEKEKDVSKWLTRIMLPVISMRKKPTS
- a CDS encoding rhomboid family intramembrane serine protease, yielding MKNYLVKQVFSTLFYPLLFVLVMWFVFLLQNTIQFNFLKLGVLPRNSLGLLGIITSVFVHGDIKHIASNTLPILALGMMLFYFYKKIALPVFFWLWLISGMWLWIGGRSSDSYPTYHIGASTLVYGLAAFLFFSGLFRRHLRLMVVSALVVFLYGGIVWGIFPIKQEISWEGHLFGMIAGILIAFNYRKEGPQRRVYQWEEEEDDDDQDQPWNIQPAEEVNAPQNPSEDIKITYTYKEKEKE